The following coding sequences lie in one Brachionichthys hirsutus isolate HB-005 chromosome 15, CSIRO-AGI_Bhir_v1, whole genome shotgun sequence genomic window:
- the LOC137904926 gene encoding SPRY domain-containing SOCS box protein 4-like, producing the protein MGQKISGGIKSVDGRGESGGSPSYRPLTHRRQHPDLRDPDFSKPPRLDLLLDMPSAGLDIQLRHAWNPDDRSLNIFIKEEDRLTFHRHPVAQSTDCIRGRVGYTRGLHVWRVHWPSRQRGTHAVVGIATSEAPLHSVGYTALVGSDCESWGWDLGRNRLYHDSKNRAHSSIPSYPCFLEPDEPFTLPDSLIVILDMDEGTLSFMVDSQYLGVAFRGLKGKKLYPIVSAVWGHCEISIKYINGLDPEPLPLMDLCRRAARVALGRGRLQEIESLPLPQSLKNYLQYQ; encoded by the exons ATGGGACAGAAGATCTCTGGTGGCATTAAATCGGTGGACGGTCGTGGGGAAAGCGGCGGCTCCCCGTCCTACCGGCCCTTGACTCACCGCCGGCAGCACCCGGACCTGAGGGATCCCGATTTCTCCAAACCCCCCAGGCTGGATCTGCTCTTGGACATGCCGAGCGCAGGACTGGACATCCAGCTTCGACATGCGTGGAACCCTGACGACCGCTCGCTCAACATCTTCATCAAAGAGGAGGATAGGCTCACATTTCACCGCCACCCGGTCGCCCAGAGTACAGACTGTATCCGAGGACGGGTCGGATATACGCGGGGCCTTCACGTGTGGAGGGTCCACTGGCCTTCCCGGCAGCGCGGCACCCACGCCGTGGTCGGCATTGCAACCTCGGAGGCTCCCTTACATTCTGTGGGATACACGGCGTTGGTGGGGTCGGACTGTGAATCCTGGGGCTGGGATCTCGGACGCAACAGGCTCTACCACGACAGTAAGAACAGGGCCCACAGCTCGATACCCTCTTACCCCTGCTTTCTGGAGCCGGACGAGCCGTTCACCCTGCCGGACTCTCTGATAGTGATTCTGGACATGGACGAAGGGACGCtgagcttcatggtggactcgCAGTATCTCGGAGTGGCTTTTCGAGGACTGAAGGGCAAAAAGCTGTATCCCATCGTCAGCGCCGTGTGGGGTCATTGTGAGATATCAATTAAGTACATCAACGGCTTGGATC CTGAGCCCCTTCCTCTGATGGACCTGTGTCGGCGTGCAGCCCGGGTGGCGTTGGGCCGGGGGCGTCTCCAGGAGATCGAGAGCCTCCCTCTGCCCCAGTCCCTGAAAAATTACCTCCAGTACCAGTGA